In Silene latifolia isolate original U9 population chromosome 3, ASM4854445v1, whole genome shotgun sequence, a single window of DNA contains:
- the LOC141647019 gene encoding multiprotein-bridging factor 1b-like: MAGIGPMSQDWEPVVVRKKAPNAAAKKDEKLVNAARRAGAEIESVRKAAAGTNKAASSGTSLNTRKLDEETENLAHDRVPTELKKAIMQARMDKKLTQSQLAQAINEKPQIIQEYESGKAIPNQQIIGKLERALGVKLRGKK; encoded by the exons ATGGCAGGAATTGGACCAATGTCACAAGATTGGGAGCCAGTTGTGGTGCGCAAGAAGGCGCCTAACGCCGCCGCCAAGAAAGACGAGAAACTCGTCAACGCTGCTCGTCGTGCCGGTGCTGAAATCGAATCCGTTCGCAAAG CTGCTGCTGGAACAAACAAAGCTGCTTCAAGTGGCACCTCTTTGAACACTCGTAAGCTGGATGAAGAAACCGAGAATCTTGCTC ATGATCGTGTTCCAACTGAACTGAAAAAGGCCATTATGCAAGCTCGAATGGACAAGAAGCTCACACAATCTCAACTTGCACAG GCAATCAATGAGAAGCCACAGATCATTCAGGAATATGAATCAGGGAAGGCAATTCCAAATCAACAAATCATCGGAAAACTGGAGCGTGCTCTTGGGGTCAAACTGCGTGGAAAGAAGTAG